A section of the Papio anubis isolate 15944 chromosome 4, Panubis1.0, whole genome shotgun sequence genome encodes:
- the AP5Z1 gene encoding AP-5 complex subunit zeta-1 isoform X2, producing MCRPAAGHSRPGHVSRAAPGALRRHSARDVPLRQPQPGLGPHPEQPAAEPGGLRALGPDQATLLSKRLVDWLRYASLQQGLPHSSSFFSTPRARQPGPITEMDGAVATDFFTVLSTGHRFTEDQWLNVQAFSMLRAWLLHSGPEGLGTLDTDDRSEQEGSTLSVISATSSSAGRLLPPRERLREVAFEYCQRLIEQSNRRALRKGDSDLQKACLVEAVLVLDVLCRQDPSFLYRSFSCLKALHGRVRGDPASVRVLLPLARFFLSHGEAAAVDSEAVYQHLFTRIPLEQFHSPMLAFEFVQFCRDNLHLFGGHLSTLRLSFPNLFKFLAWNSPPLTSEFVALLPALVDAGTALEMLHALLDLPCLTAVLDLQLRSSPAPSERPLWDTSLRAPSCLEAFRDPKFQGLFQYLLRPKASGTTERLVPLYQLLQPMAGCARVAQCAEAVPTLLQAFFSAVTQVADGALINQLALLLLGRSDSLYPAPGYAARVHSVLSSQFLALCTLKPSLVVELARDLLEFLGSVNGLRSRASLVTSVVWAVGEYLSVAYDRRCTVEQINKFFEALEALLFEVTQCRPSAALPRCPPKVVTALMTTLTKLASRSQDLIPRASLLLSKMRTLTQSPATGSMHGEEGAEAICTRATELLTLLKMPSVAQFVLTPSTEVCSPRYHRDVNTALPLALRTVSQLVEREAGLLPG from the exons ATGTGTAGACCTGCTGCAGGCCACTCTCGGCCTGGCCACGTGTCCCGAGCAGCTCCAGGTGCTTTGCGCCGCCATTCTGCGAGAGATGTCCCCCTCCGACAGCCTCAGCCTGGTCTGGGACCACACCCAGAACAGCCGGCAGCTGAACCTGGTGGCCTCCGTGCTCTTGGCCCAG ACCAGGCCACCCTGCTCAGCAAGCGGCTGGTCGACTGGCTGCGCTACGCTAGCCTCCAGCAAGGGCTCCCGCACTCCAGCAGCTTCTTCTCCACACCCAGGGCCCGGCAG CCGGGCCCCATCACCGAGATGGACGGGGCGGTGGCCACAGACTTCTTCACGGTGCTCTCCACCGGCCACCGCTTCACGGAGGACCAGTGGCTGAACGTGCAGGCCTTCTCCATGCTGCGGGCATGGCTGCTGCACAGTGGCCCCGAGGGCCTGGGCACCCTGGACACAG ATGACAGGTCAGAGCAGGAGGGCTCCACGCTGTCGGTGATCTCCGCCACCTCCTCCTCCGCCGGCCGCCTGCTGCCGCCCCGGGAGCGGCTTCGGGAGGTGGCCTTCGAGTACTGCCAGCGCCTCATTGAGCAGAGTAACCGAC GGGCCCTGAGGAAGGGGGACTCCGACCTGCAGAAAGCT TGCCTGGTGGAGGCTGTGCTGGTGCTGGATGTGCTGTGCCGGCAGGACCCGTCCTTCCTGTACCGAAGCTTCTCCTGCCTGAAGGCCCTGCACGGGCGGGTGCGTGGGGACCCGGCCTCTGTGCGGGTGCTGCTGCCCCTCGCCCGCTTCTTCCTGAGCCACG GGGAGGCAGCTGCAGTGGACTCGGAAGCCGTCTACCAGCACCTGTTCACCAGGATCCCGTTGGAGCAGTTCCACAGCCCCATGCTGGCCTTTGAGTTCGTCCAGTTCTGCAGGGACAACCTCCACCTGTTCGGCGGGCACCTCAGCACCCTCAGATTGAGCTTCCCCAACCTCTTCAAG TTCCTGGCCTGGAACAGCCCACCCCTCACCTCCGAGTTTGTGGCGCTCCTCCCGGCCCTGGTGGACGCCGGAACGGCCCTGGAGATGCTGCATGCGCTGCTGGACCTGCCCTGCTTGACGGCGGTGCTGGACCTGCAGCTCAG GTCATCGCCGGCTCCATCCGAGAGGCCCCTCTGGGACACCTCTCTCAGGGCCCCCAGCTGCCTGGAAGCCTTCCGGGACCCGAAGTTCCAGGGCCTTTTCCAATACCTGCTGCGCCCCAAGGCCAGCGGCACCACCGAGAG GTTGGTGCCGCTCtaccagctgctgcagcccatgGCCGGCTGCGCCCGTGTGGCCCAGTGTGCCGAGGCCGTGCCCACGCTGCTGCAGGCGTTCTTCTCAGCGGTGACCCAG GTGGCTGACGGGGCCCTGATCAACCAGCTGGCGCTGCTGCTCCTGGGCAGGAGCGACTCACTCTATCCGGCCCCGGGGTATGCAGCCCGTGTACACAG TGTGCTGAGCTCCCAGTTCCTGGCCCTGTGTACGTTGAAGCCCTCCCTGGTGGTGGAGCTGGCAAGAGACCTGCTGGAGTTCCTGGGCAGCGTGAACGGCCTCCGCAGCAGGGCGAGCCTCGTCACCAGTGTG GTGTGGGCCGTCGGCGAGTACCTATCCGTGGCCTACGATCGGAGGTGCACTGTGGAGCAGATCAACAAGTTCTTCGAAGCCCTGGAGGCCCTGCTGTTCGAGGTCACCCAGTGCCGCCCCTCTGCTGCCCTGCCCAGGTGTCCCCCCAAGGTGGTCACCGCGCTGATGACCACCCTGACGAAGCTGGCCTCCCGGAGCCAAGACCTGATCCCCAG GGCCTCTCTGTTGCTGTCAAAGATGAGGACCCTGACTCAGAGTCCAGCCACCGGCTCCATGCACGGCGAGGAGGGTGCGGAAGCCATCTGCACCCGGGCCACGGAGCTGCTGACCCTGCTGAAGATGCCCAGTGTGGCCCAGTTTGTGCTCACACCCAGCACAGAGGTGTGCAGCCCCCGATACCACCGCGATGTCAACACGGCTCTGCCCCTGGCCCTGCGCACGGTCAGCCAGCTGGTGGAGAGGGAGGCCGGCCTCCTGCCGGGATGA
- the AP5Z1 gene encoding AP-5 complex subunit zeta-1 isoform X1, which translates to MFSAGAESLLHQAREIQDEELKKFCSRISKLLQAEDLGPDTLDSLQRLFLIISATKYNRRLEKTCVDLLQATLGLATCPEQLQVLCAAILREMSPSDSLSLVWDHTQNSRQLNLVASVLLAQGDRNEEVSAVGQGVLRALESRQPEGPSLRYLLPIMAKVVVLSPGTLQEDQATLLSKRLVDWLRYASLQQGLPHSSSFFSTPRARQPGPITEMDGAVATDFFTVLSTGHRFTEDQWLNVQAFSMLRAWLLHSGPEGLGTLDTDDRSEQEGSTLSVISATSSSAGRLLPPRERLREVAFEYCQRLIEQSNRRALRKGDSDLQKACLVEAVLVLDVLCRQDPSFLYRSFSCLKALHGRVRGDPASVRVLLPLARFFLSHGEAAAVDSEAVYQHLFTRIPLEQFHSPMLAFEFVQFCRDNLHLFGGHLSTLRLSFPNLFKFLAWNSPPLTSEFVALLPALVDAGTALEMLHALLDLPCLTAVLDLQLRSSPAPSERPLWDTSLRAPSCLEAFRDPKFQGLFQYLLRPKASGTTERLVPLYQLLQPMAGCARVAQCAEAVPTLLQAFFSAVTQVADGALINQLALLLLGRSDSLYPAPGYAARVHSVLSSQFLALCTLKPSLVVELARDLLEFLGSVNGLRSRASLVTSVVWAVGEYLSVAYDRRCTVEQINKFFEALEALLFEVTQCRPSAALPRCPPKVVTALMTTLTKLASRSQDLIPRASLLLSKMRTLTQSPATGSMHGEEGAEAICTRATELLTLLKMPSVAQFVLTPSTEVCSPRYHRDVNTALPLALRTVSQLVEREAGLLPG; encoded by the exons GGAGATCCAGGACGAGGAGCTGAAGAAGTTCTGTTCCCGGATCAGTAAACTGCTGCAGGCGGAGGACTTGGGGCCGGACACCCTTGACTCCCTGCAGAGGCTCTTCCTCATCATCTCAGCCACGAAGTACAACCGGAG GCTGGAGAAGACATGTGTAGACCTGCTGCAGGCCACTCTCGGCCTGGCCACGTGTCCCGAGCAGCTCCAGGTGCTTTGCGCCGCCATTCTGCGAGAGATGTCCCCCTCCGACAGCCTCAGCCTGGTCTGGGACCACACCCAGAACAGCCGGCAGCTGAACCTGGTGGCCTCCGTGCTCTTGGCCCAG GGTGATAGAAATGAGGAGGTCAGTGCTGTGGGCCAGGGCGTGCTGCGAGCACTGGAGAGCCGGCAGCCTGAGGGGCCCAGCCTCAGATACCTCCTCCCCATCATGGCCAAGGTCGTGGTCCTCAGCCCGGGCACCCTTCAGGAGG ACCAGGCCACCCTGCTCAGCAAGCGGCTGGTCGACTGGCTGCGCTACGCTAGCCTCCAGCAAGGGCTCCCGCACTCCAGCAGCTTCTTCTCCACACCCAGGGCCCGGCAG CCGGGCCCCATCACCGAGATGGACGGGGCGGTGGCCACAGACTTCTTCACGGTGCTCTCCACCGGCCACCGCTTCACGGAGGACCAGTGGCTGAACGTGCAGGCCTTCTCCATGCTGCGGGCATGGCTGCTGCACAGTGGCCCCGAGGGCCTGGGCACCCTGGACACAG ATGACAGGTCAGAGCAGGAGGGCTCCACGCTGTCGGTGATCTCCGCCACCTCCTCCTCCGCCGGCCGCCTGCTGCCGCCCCGGGAGCGGCTTCGGGAGGTGGCCTTCGAGTACTGCCAGCGCCTCATTGAGCAGAGTAACCGAC GGGCCCTGAGGAAGGGGGACTCCGACCTGCAGAAAGCT TGCCTGGTGGAGGCTGTGCTGGTGCTGGATGTGCTGTGCCGGCAGGACCCGTCCTTCCTGTACCGAAGCTTCTCCTGCCTGAAGGCCCTGCACGGGCGGGTGCGTGGGGACCCGGCCTCTGTGCGGGTGCTGCTGCCCCTCGCCCGCTTCTTCCTGAGCCACG GGGAGGCAGCTGCAGTGGACTCGGAAGCCGTCTACCAGCACCTGTTCACCAGGATCCCGTTGGAGCAGTTCCACAGCCCCATGCTGGCCTTTGAGTTCGTCCAGTTCTGCAGGGACAACCTCCACCTGTTCGGCGGGCACCTCAGCACCCTCAGATTGAGCTTCCCCAACCTCTTCAAG TTCCTGGCCTGGAACAGCCCACCCCTCACCTCCGAGTTTGTGGCGCTCCTCCCGGCCCTGGTGGACGCCGGAACGGCCCTGGAGATGCTGCATGCGCTGCTGGACCTGCCCTGCTTGACGGCGGTGCTGGACCTGCAGCTCAG GTCATCGCCGGCTCCATCCGAGAGGCCCCTCTGGGACACCTCTCTCAGGGCCCCCAGCTGCCTGGAAGCCTTCCGGGACCCGAAGTTCCAGGGCCTTTTCCAATACCTGCTGCGCCCCAAGGCCAGCGGCACCACCGAGAG GTTGGTGCCGCTCtaccagctgctgcagcccatgGCCGGCTGCGCCCGTGTGGCCCAGTGTGCCGAGGCCGTGCCCACGCTGCTGCAGGCGTTCTTCTCAGCGGTGACCCAG GTGGCTGACGGGGCCCTGATCAACCAGCTGGCGCTGCTGCTCCTGGGCAGGAGCGACTCACTCTATCCGGCCCCGGGGTATGCAGCCCGTGTACACAG TGTGCTGAGCTCCCAGTTCCTGGCCCTGTGTACGTTGAAGCCCTCCCTGGTGGTGGAGCTGGCAAGAGACCTGCTGGAGTTCCTGGGCAGCGTGAACGGCCTCCGCAGCAGGGCGAGCCTCGTCACCAGTGTG GTGTGGGCCGTCGGCGAGTACCTATCCGTGGCCTACGATCGGAGGTGCACTGTGGAGCAGATCAACAAGTTCTTCGAAGCCCTGGAGGCCCTGCTGTTCGAGGTCACCCAGTGCCGCCCCTCTGCTGCCCTGCCCAGGTGTCCCCCCAAGGTGGTCACCGCGCTGATGACCACCCTGACGAAGCTGGCCTCCCGGAGCCAAGACCTGATCCCCAG GGCCTCTCTGTTGCTGTCAAAGATGAGGACCCTGACTCAGAGTCCAGCCACCGGCTCCATGCACGGCGAGGAGGGTGCGGAAGCCATCTGCACCCGGGCCACGGAGCTGCTGACCCTGCTGAAGATGCCCAGTGTGGCCCAGTTTGTGCTCACACCCAGCACAGAGGTGTGCAGCCCCCGATACCACCGCGATGTCAACACGGCTCTGCCCCTGGCCCTGCGCACGGTCAGCCAGCTGGTGGAGAGGGAGGCCGGCCTCCTGCCGGGATGA
- the AP5Z1 gene encoding AP-5 complex subunit zeta-1 isoform X3 has translation MAKVVVLSPGTLQEDQATLLSKRLVDWLRYASLQQGLPHSSSFFSTPRARQPGPITEMDGAVATDFFTVLSTGHRFTEDQWLNVQAFSMLRAWLLHSGPEGLGTLDTDDRSEQEGSTLSVISATSSSAGRLLPPRERLREVAFEYCQRLIEQSNRRALRKGDSDLQKACLVEAVLVLDVLCRQDPSFLYRSFSCLKALHGRVRGDPASVRVLLPLARFFLSHGEAAAVDSEAVYQHLFTRIPLEQFHSPMLAFEFVQFCRDNLHLFGGHLSTLRLSFPNLFKFLAWNSPPLTSEFVALLPALVDAGTALEMLHALLDLPCLTAVLDLQLRSSPAPSERPLWDTSLRAPSCLEAFRDPKFQGLFQYLLRPKASGTTERLVPLYQLLQPMAGCARVAQCAEAVPTLLQAFFSAVTQVADGALINQLALLLLGRSDSLYPAPGYAARVHSVLSSQFLALCTLKPSLVVELARDLLEFLGSVNGLRSRASLVTSVVWAVGEYLSVAYDRRCTVEQINKFFEALEALLFEVTQCRPSAALPRCPPKVVTALMTTLTKLASRSQDLIPRASLLLSKMRTLTQSPATGSMHGEEGAEAICTRATELLTLLKMPSVAQFVLTPSTEVCSPRYHRDVNTALPLALRTVSQLVEREAGLLPG, from the exons ATGGCCAAGGTCGTGGTCCTCAGCCCGGGCACCCTTCAGGAGG ACCAGGCCACCCTGCTCAGCAAGCGGCTGGTCGACTGGCTGCGCTACGCTAGCCTCCAGCAAGGGCTCCCGCACTCCAGCAGCTTCTTCTCCACACCCAGGGCCCGGCAG CCGGGCCCCATCACCGAGATGGACGGGGCGGTGGCCACAGACTTCTTCACGGTGCTCTCCACCGGCCACCGCTTCACGGAGGACCAGTGGCTGAACGTGCAGGCCTTCTCCATGCTGCGGGCATGGCTGCTGCACAGTGGCCCCGAGGGCCTGGGCACCCTGGACACAG ATGACAGGTCAGAGCAGGAGGGCTCCACGCTGTCGGTGATCTCCGCCACCTCCTCCTCCGCCGGCCGCCTGCTGCCGCCCCGGGAGCGGCTTCGGGAGGTGGCCTTCGAGTACTGCCAGCGCCTCATTGAGCAGAGTAACCGAC GGGCCCTGAGGAAGGGGGACTCCGACCTGCAGAAAGCT TGCCTGGTGGAGGCTGTGCTGGTGCTGGATGTGCTGTGCCGGCAGGACCCGTCCTTCCTGTACCGAAGCTTCTCCTGCCTGAAGGCCCTGCACGGGCGGGTGCGTGGGGACCCGGCCTCTGTGCGGGTGCTGCTGCCCCTCGCCCGCTTCTTCCTGAGCCACG GGGAGGCAGCTGCAGTGGACTCGGAAGCCGTCTACCAGCACCTGTTCACCAGGATCCCGTTGGAGCAGTTCCACAGCCCCATGCTGGCCTTTGAGTTCGTCCAGTTCTGCAGGGACAACCTCCACCTGTTCGGCGGGCACCTCAGCACCCTCAGATTGAGCTTCCCCAACCTCTTCAAG TTCCTGGCCTGGAACAGCCCACCCCTCACCTCCGAGTTTGTGGCGCTCCTCCCGGCCCTGGTGGACGCCGGAACGGCCCTGGAGATGCTGCATGCGCTGCTGGACCTGCCCTGCTTGACGGCGGTGCTGGACCTGCAGCTCAG GTCATCGCCGGCTCCATCCGAGAGGCCCCTCTGGGACACCTCTCTCAGGGCCCCCAGCTGCCTGGAAGCCTTCCGGGACCCGAAGTTCCAGGGCCTTTTCCAATACCTGCTGCGCCCCAAGGCCAGCGGCACCACCGAGAG GTTGGTGCCGCTCtaccagctgctgcagcccatgGCCGGCTGCGCCCGTGTGGCCCAGTGTGCCGAGGCCGTGCCCACGCTGCTGCAGGCGTTCTTCTCAGCGGTGACCCAG GTGGCTGACGGGGCCCTGATCAACCAGCTGGCGCTGCTGCTCCTGGGCAGGAGCGACTCACTCTATCCGGCCCCGGGGTATGCAGCCCGTGTACACAG TGTGCTGAGCTCCCAGTTCCTGGCCCTGTGTACGTTGAAGCCCTCCCTGGTGGTGGAGCTGGCAAGAGACCTGCTGGAGTTCCTGGGCAGCGTGAACGGCCTCCGCAGCAGGGCGAGCCTCGTCACCAGTGTG GTGTGGGCCGTCGGCGAGTACCTATCCGTGGCCTACGATCGGAGGTGCACTGTGGAGCAGATCAACAAGTTCTTCGAAGCCCTGGAGGCCCTGCTGTTCGAGGTCACCCAGTGCCGCCCCTCTGCTGCCCTGCCCAGGTGTCCCCCCAAGGTGGTCACCGCGCTGATGACCACCCTGACGAAGCTGGCCTCCCGGAGCCAAGACCTGATCCCCAG GGCCTCTCTGTTGCTGTCAAAGATGAGGACCCTGACTCAGAGTCCAGCCACCGGCTCCATGCACGGCGAGGAGGGTGCGGAAGCCATCTGCACCCGGGCCACGGAGCTGCTGACCCTGCTGAAGATGCCCAGTGTGGCCCAGTTTGTGCTCACACCCAGCACAGAGGTGTGCAGCCCCCGATACCACCGCGATGTCAACACGGCTCTGCCCCTGGCCCTGCGCACGGTCAGCCAGCTGGTGGAGAGGGAGGCCGGCCTCCTGCCGGGATGA